One genomic segment of [Phormidium] sp. ETS-05 includes these proteins:
- a CDS encoding universal stress protein — MFKTVLFPIDRSREAQEAAQAVVNVVKTYNSRLVLLSVVEKPIEGQEVRPPEAMMSPEAVAELLASAQNMFSAQGIEAETIEREGQPPFVICDVADEINANLIVMGCRGIGLTEEGGTDSVTYRVINLSPCPVLIVP; from the coding sequence ATGTTCAAGACTGTTTTATTTCCGATCGATAGAAGTCGCGAGGCCCAAGAAGCTGCCCAAGCCGTTGTCAACGTAGTGAAAACCTACAACAGCCGTTTGGTGCTGCTCTCCGTCGTGGAAAAACCAATTGAAGGCCAAGAAGTTCGCCCGCCCGAGGCGATGATGTCACCGGAAGCCGTAGCCGAACTGCTCGCTAGTGCCCAAAATATGTTTAGCGCGCAAGGTATTGAGGCAGAAACCATCGAGCGCGAAGGGCAACCGCCTTTCGTCATCTGCGATGTGGCTGACGAAATCAATGCCAATTTAATCGTGATGGGGTGCCGAGGCATCGGTTTGACGGAAGAAGGAGGGACAGATAGCGTCACCTATCGGGTGATTAATCTTTCCCCCTGTCCGGTGTTAATTGTTCCGTAG
- a CDS encoding CZB domain-containing protein: MFDFALAKAQHHIWNLKLRLFLKNQQSLKESEVLSHQHCQLGQWLYSQGLAEYGHIPEMVELEQVHAELHQTMQEVIHLKKIGETGAATQEFLKTYALNDRIAALLDILAAQLSQTAISP; this comes from the coding sequence ATGTTTGATTTCGCTTTAGCAAAAGCCCAACATCACATCTGGAACCTCAAACTGAGACTGTTTCTAAAAAATCAGCAATCGTTAAAGGAATCAGAAGTGCTTTCCCATCAACACTGTCAGTTAGGACAGTGGCTTTACTCCCAGGGACTTGCCGAATATGGCCATATTCCCGAAATGGTAGAGTTGGAACAAGTTCACGCGGAACTACACCAAACTATGCAGGAGGTAATTCATCTGAAAAAAATCGGCGAAACCGGGGCAGCTACCCAGGAATTTTTAAAAACTTATGCGCTGAATGATCGGATAGCCGCTCTGTTGGATATTTTGGCGGCTCAATTGTCCCAAACAGCAATAAGTCCCTAG
- a CDS encoding HAD hydrolase-like protein, translating to MGDETRDIEAAQKMSVKAIAVSWGFNSKAVLAAQKPDFLVDHPREIISVVEKLQKLTS from the coding sequence GTGGGGGATGAAACGCGGGACATAGAAGCGGCGCAGAAAATGAGTGTAAAAGCGATCGCCGTGAGTTGGGGTTTCAATTCCAAAGCAGTGCTAGCGGCGCAAAAGCCCGATTTTTTAGTTGACCATCCTAGAGAAATCATCAGCGTCGTAGAGAAGCTACAAAAACTAACATCCTAA
- a CDS encoding pentapeptide repeat-containing protein codes for MTEILAEPQPLPLTPNLQDNQMEAPELLTRYRAGERDFTGADLRKCNLYRANLSGANFAGANLTDANLSRANLRKANLTEANLTDARLTAANLLEANLCNADLRGANLILVELGGAILTAANLSGASLWKAILNKADFMNANLSGADLCGADLVAARFVKADLSGVDLSSANAIGADFGGANLLGANLKGSNLWKANLKDTCLLGVTFPGTVRDCAGKLLT; via the coding sequence TTGACAGAAATCTTGGCCGAGCCCCAACCATTGCCACTCACCCCTAACCTGCAAGACAATCAAATGGAAGCCCCAGAACTCCTCACCCGCTACCGCGCAGGAGAAAGAGATTTCACCGGTGCCGACCTCCGCAAATGCAACCTATATCGGGCCAACTTGAGTGGCGCTAACTTTGCCGGTGCCAACCTCACTGATGCGAACCTGAGCCGCGCCAACCTGAGAAAAGCGAACCTCACAGAGGCGAACTTAACCGATGCCAGATTAACTGCCGCGAACCTCCTGGAAGCGAACCTCTGCAATGCTGACTTGAGGGGAGCCAACCTGATCTTAGTGGAACTGGGTGGAGCCATCTTAACTGCCGCCAACTTGAGCGGGGCCAGCTTGTGGAAAGCGATCCTCAATAAGGCGGACTTTATGAATGCCAACCTCAGTGGTGCGGATTTGTGCGGCGCCGACCTAGTAGCCGCCCGCTTTGTCAAGGCAGATTTGTCGGGAGTGGATCTCAGCAGTGCCAACGCGATCGGTGCGGATTTTGGGGGAGCCAATTTATTGGGGGCTAATTTAAAGGGTTCCAACCTGTGGAAAGCGAACCTCAAGGACACCTGCTTGCTAGGAGTCACATTTCCCGGGACGGTCAGGGATTGTGCTGGTAAACTGCTTACCTAA
- a CDS encoding phosphoglycerate kinase, giving the protein MPKKTVANLSASDVAGKRVLVRVDFNVPLDDAGNITDDTRIRAALPTIQDLTGKGAKVILTSHFGRPKGKVNEKMRLTPVGKRLSELLGQEVVKCDDCIGPEVAAKVGAMQNGQVALLENVRFYAQEEENEPEFAKQLASVADLYVNDAFGTAHRAHASTEGVTKYLRPSVAGYLIEKELQYLQAAIENPQRPLAAIIGGSKVSSKIGVIETLLEKCDKLFLGGGMIFTFLKARGLSVGSSLVEEDKLDLARALEVKAKERNVALLLPTDVVIADKFAPDANAKTVSVENIPDGWMGLDIGPDSVATFQAALAECKSVIWNGPMGVFEFDKFAAGTEAIARTLAELTPKGVTTIIGGGDSVAAVEKAGLAEKMSHISTGGGASLELLEGKELPGIAALDEA; this is encoded by the coding sequence GTGCCCAAGAAAACAGTAGCAAATTTGTCGGCATCAGATGTAGCTGGCAAACGGGTACTAGTGCGAGTTGACTTTAACGTGCCTCTCGACGACGCAGGTAACATCACCGATGATACCCGCATCCGTGCCGCTTTGCCCACGATTCAGGATTTGACTGGCAAGGGTGCTAAAGTCATCCTCACCAGCCACTTTGGTCGGCCCAAGGGCAAGGTGAATGAAAAAATGCGCTTGACGCCTGTGGGTAAGCGGCTCTCGGAGTTGCTCGGTCAGGAAGTGGTCAAGTGCGATGACTGCATTGGTCCAGAGGTGGCGGCGAAAGTGGGCGCGATGCAGAATGGGCAAGTTGCCCTGTTGGAAAATGTCCGCTTCTATGCTCAGGAAGAGGAAAACGAACCGGAGTTCGCCAAACAGTTGGCTTCGGTTGCGGATTTATATGTTAATGATGCTTTTGGCACTGCCCACCGGGCTCATGCTTCCACGGAAGGGGTGACTAAATATCTGCGTCCTTCGGTGGCGGGTTATTTGATTGAGAAGGAGTTGCAGTACCTGCAAGCGGCCATTGAAAACCCCCAGCGTCCCTTAGCTGCTATTATCGGCGGTTCTAAGGTTTCCAGCAAGATTGGTGTGATTGAAACTCTGCTGGAGAAGTGCGATAAGCTGTTCCTCGGCGGCGGGATGATTTTTACTTTCCTCAAGGCTCGGGGTTTGAGCGTGGGTAGCTCTTTGGTGGAAGAGGACAAGCTGGACTTGGCTCGCGCTTTGGAAGTTAAGGCGAAAGAGCGCAATGTCGCCCTGCTGTTACCTACGGATGTGGTAATTGCCGATAAGTTTGCCCCTGATGCCAATGCCAAAACTGTGTCGGTGGAGAATATCCCCGATGGTTGGATGGGTTTGGATATCGGTCCTGATTCCGTGGCGACTTTCCAAGCGGCTCTGGCTGAGTGCAAGAGCGTGATTTGGAATGGTCCGATGGGTGTGTTTGAGTTTGATAAGTTTGCCGCTGGGACGGAGGCGATCGCTCGCACCCTCGCCGAACTCACCCCCAAAGGTGTCACCACCATCATCGGCGGTGGCGACTCGGTAGCTGCTGTGGAAAAAGCCGGCTTAGCAGAGAAAATGAGCCACATCTCCACCGGCGGTGGCGCCAGCTTAGAACTTCTCGAAGGCAAAGAACTCCCTGGTATCGCTGCCTTAGACGAAGCCTAA
- a CDS encoding cofactor assembly of complex C subunit B, whose protein sequence is MPILSSTFFLTLLMGIGLVFFIRASVKDRTEQIDLLPETDVTSTLEQLQQHFHQRAYRLAAVQTEAQKLTFEGFVRPSWFLAIFLSLLAAAGTLCLALVLSMMFPLWGKWGFALILLSPLAGWFYWQNAGRLEQVWLQVEPAETAAAKSSQMRVKVTGHRDELALVRQLFPQQTAD, encoded by the coding sequence ATGCCAATTCTTTCTTCTACATTTTTCCTCACTTTGTTAATGGGTATAGGCTTAGTATTCTTCATTCGAGCGTCAGTCAAAGACCGCACGGAACAGATAGACTTATTACCAGAAACTGATGTTACTTCTACTTTGGAGCAATTGCAGCAGCATTTTCACCAAAGAGCCTATCGGTTGGCGGCTGTGCAGACCGAAGCCCAGAAACTGACTTTTGAAGGGTTTGTCCGTCCGAGCTGGTTTCTTGCCATCTTCTTGAGCTTGTTAGCAGCAGCGGGCACTTTGTGCTTAGCTTTAGTGCTATCCATGATGTTCCCCCTTTGGGGGAAATGGGGTTTTGCCTTGATCTTGCTCTCCCCCTTGGCTGGGTGGTTTTACTGGCAAAACGCTGGCCGTTTAGAGCAGGTGTGGCTGCAAGTGGAACCTGCGGAAACCGCCGCCGCCAAATCCTCCCAGATGCGGGTGAAGGTTACGGGTCATCGGGACGAACTGGCACTGGTGCGGCAGCTATTCCCGCAACAAACTGCCGACTAA
- the ylqF gene encoding ribosome biogenesis GTPase YlqF: MTNEIQWYPGHIAKAERDLKDQLKLVDAVIEVRDARIPLATNHPRVPLWVGNKQRVLVINRLDAIDPVARRAWETWFLQQSETPYFTNAQDGTGVRQVAAAAKAAAIAVNQRRRDRGMLPPPARAAVIGFPNVGKSALINRLLGRRVVESARRPGVTRQLRWVRISKELELLDAPGVIPAQLDDRLAALKLAICDDIGSAAYHNHIVAAALLDLLVNLERSSALVSRYQLEPESMTGEQYLYALAQQRHQGDEERTARELLNDFRTGNLGEICLEMPPV; encoded by the coding sequence ATGACAAATGAAATTCAGTGGTATCCCGGCCACATCGCCAAAGCCGAGCGGGATCTGAAAGACCAGCTCAAATTGGTGGATGCGGTGATTGAGGTACGGGATGCCCGCATTCCTTTGGCGACCAATCATCCGCGAGTGCCCCTGTGGGTGGGCAATAAGCAGCGGGTGTTGGTGATTAACCGCCTAGACGCGATCGACCCGGTGGCTCGACGTGCTTGGGAAACCTGGTTTTTGCAGCAGTCAGAAACCCCTTACTTCACCAACGCCCAGGATGGGACAGGCGTCCGACAAGTGGCGGCGGCGGCGAAAGCGGCAGCAATAGCCGTCAATCAGCGAAGGCGCGATCGAGGTATGCTCCCCCCGCCCGCCCGCGCCGCCGTCATCGGCTTTCCCAACGTGGGCAAATCCGCCCTGATCAACCGCCTCCTCGGTCGCCGCGTCGTAGAAAGCGCCCGCCGTCCCGGCGTCACCCGCCAGTTGCGCTGGGTGCGCATCTCCAAAGAACTGGAACTCCTCGACGCCCCCGGAGTCATCCCCGCCCAACTAGACGATCGTCTAGCGGCTCTCAAGCTAGCCATCTGCGACGACATCGGCTCCGCCGCCTACCATAATCACATCGTCGCCGCCGCCCTATTAGATTTGCTCGTCAATTTGGAGCGCTCATCCGCCTTGGTATCCCGCTATCAATTAGAACCCGAGTCTATGACCGGGGAGCAATATCTATATGCCTTAGCACAACAGCGCCACCAAGGAGATGAGGAGCGCACCGCCAGAGAGTTGTTAAACGACTTTCGCACCGGGAACTTAGGTGAGATTTGTTTAGAAATGCCGCCCGTCTAA
- a CDS encoding ABC transporter permease — MGKTRRDAVSLQLSGFWSIRQEFPHWLKVALAAGALGIPLVLWSVLSYSGLVSSMLLPTPTAVVGAGIQMFTEENLWLDIGASFGRVLGGFSAAAAIGIPIGIAMGTFTSMESFFNPIVGTVRYMPVSAFIPLVIIWFGLGEVGKVVIIFLGIVFYNAMMIADAVKFIPSELIHAAYTLGAKQKDILLKVILPASVPSILDTLRVNVAGAWNFLVISELIAADKGLGFRIVKAQRFVQTDKVLAIVIIIGIIGLLLDYGFKQISQRLVPWAASSGN; from the coding sequence ATGGGAAAGACGAGAAGGGATGCTGTGTCACTACAGCTATCAGGATTTTGGAGCATCCGTCAGGAGTTCCCCCACTGGCTGAAAGTGGCTTTGGCGGCTGGGGCTCTAGGAATACCTCTGGTCTTATGGTCAGTTCTCAGTTACAGTGGCTTAGTGTCCTCAATGCTGCTGCCAACCCCCACAGCAGTTGTTGGAGCTGGTATCCAGATGTTTACAGAGGAAAATCTCTGGCTGGATATAGGGGCTAGTTTCGGGCGAGTGTTGGGCGGTTTTAGCGCTGCTGCAGCCATTGGTATCCCGATCGGCATCGCGATGGGCACTTTTACCAGCATGGAAAGCTTCTTCAATCCCATTGTGGGCACGGTACGCTATATGCCCGTATCGGCTTTTATTCCCCTGGTGATTATCTGGTTTGGCTTGGGAGAAGTCGGGAAAGTCGTAATTATCTTTTTAGGAATTGTTTTTTACAATGCCATGATGATTGCCGATGCAGTGAAGTTCATCCCTAGCGAATTGATCCATGCCGCCTACACCCTTGGCGCCAAGCAAAAAGACATTCTCCTAAAAGTGATATTACCCGCGTCTGTACCGAGCATTCTGGATACTCTGCGGGTGAATGTGGCGGGAGCATGGAATTTTTTGGTAATTTCTGAATTAATCGCCGCTGATAAAGGTTTGGGGTTTAGAATCGTGAAAGCCCAGCGGTTTGTGCAGACAGATAAGGTACTGGCGATCGTCATCATTATTGGCATAATTGGGTTGCTGCTGGATTACGGCTTTAAGCAGATTTCCCAGCGTCTGGTGCCTTGGGCTGCTAGTTCTGGCAATTAA
- a CDS encoding pentapeptide repeat-containing protein, producing MTNMDANELLGRYARGERVFFQVNLREWHLSGTNLSRASFRDADMREINLSGTYVKGIDLRGADLRGADLRGSYMKAADLRSADLRWADMGDGYFPGFI from the coding sequence ATGACAAATATGGATGCGAATGAATTGCTCGGGCGATATGCTCGGGGAGAAAGAGTCTTTTTTCAGGTTAACCTCAGAGAATGGCACTTGAGCGGTACTAACCTCAGCCGCGCCAGTTTCCGCGATGCGGATATGCGTGAAATAAATTTGAGTGGTACTTATGTGAAGGGGATAGACCTAAGAGGAGCGGATTTACGTGGGGCGGATTTGCGTGGCAGTTATATGAAAGCGGCGGATTTACGCTCGGCAGACCTGCGATGGGCGGATATGGGGGACGGATATTTCCCTGGCTTTATATAA
- the rpsU gene encoding 30S ribosomal protein S21: protein MTQILIGENEAIESALRRFKRQVSQAGILADVRCRMYFETPQEKRKRKASSARRKSRFRGRA, encoded by the coding sequence ATGACCCAAATCCTCATTGGCGAAAACGAAGCCATCGAATCCGCTCTACGTCGTTTCAAACGTCAAGTATCCCAAGCGGGAATCTTGGCAGATGTTCGGTGTCGGATGTACTTTGAAACCCCCCAAGAAAAGCGCAAGCGCAAAGCCAGTTCAGCGCGACGCAAAAGCCGCTTCCGGGGTAGGGCCTAA
- a CDS encoding DUF3155 domain-containing protein, which yields MARRRKRKSRRRQEGRRILEHVPQYSIESGEDKPVTAARKYIQAEGISPPALVLVKRNEHTTDRYFWAEKGLFGAQYVEENHFLFPSLKMLNSNQENHNITVAPH from the coding sequence TTGGCAAGGAGACGCAAGCGTAAGAGCCGCCGTCGTCAAGAAGGACGCAGGATTCTGGAACACGTGCCTCAGTACAGTATCGAGAGCGGGGAAGATAAGCCGGTAACAGCAGCACGCAAGTACATTCAAGCAGAAGGGATCAGTCCACCGGCTCTGGTGCTGGTCAAGCGTAACGAGCATACCACAGACCGCTACTTCTGGGCAGAAAAAGGCTTATTTGGTGCCCAGTATGTAGAGGAAAACCACTTCTTATTCCCCAGCTTGAAGATGCTCAATTCCAACCAAGAAAATCATAATATCACGGTTGCACCTCACTAA
- a CDS encoding calcium-binding protein — translation MPSSFIPNNPCNCTGTTDGTDGGTTPTTTPPVVALPSGDLTFLDLSDDPTDPDDENLSVGELSGFSGGLRALAGDDTVNGSSSDEAMNGNQGQDVLFGDSGEDTLRGGQDRDRVFGESGDDILNGNRGLDLVLGGDGNDLVRGGQDEDLLAGEKGNDTLIGDFGQDLLVGGAGDDLFLLRTDTGVSNNTLTDIILDFDATDDRIGLTSGLEENDLVFQTFSVDAELLLASIQSFTGENIQDIIGISEEIFTGANNGVVTGTLIQIDPDQDIIGRGDYLGFVVNATTTQVRDRIEENIPDSLLGLG, via the coding sequence ATGCCTTCTAGCTTCATTCCCAACAATCCTTGCAACTGCACAGGCACAACCGACGGCACCGACGGGGGAACTACTCCGACGACGACCCCACCGGTGGTAGCGCTGCCTTCGGGAGACCTAACCTTTCTGGACTTGAGTGATGACCCTACAGACCCGGATGATGAAAACCTCAGTGTGGGGGAATTATCAGGGTTTTCTGGGGGTTTGCGAGCGCTAGCGGGAGATGATACGGTCAATGGATCCAGTTCTGATGAAGCGATGAATGGCAATCAAGGCCAAGATGTTCTATTTGGCGATAGTGGTGAAGACACTTTGCGCGGGGGTCAGGATCGAGACCGAGTGTTTGGGGAAAGTGGGGATGACATCCTTAATGGCAATAGGGGTTTAGACCTAGTGCTGGGAGGAGATGGTAATGATTTGGTGCGCGGTGGTCAAGATGAAGACTTGCTGGCTGGGGAGAAGGGTAATGATACTCTAATTGGGGATTTTGGGCAAGATTTGCTGGTGGGGGGTGCTGGTGATGATTTGTTTTTGCTCAGAACGGATACGGGAGTGTCGAATAATACGCTAACTGATATTATTTTGGATTTTGATGCGACGGACGATCGCATCGGTTTGACCTCTGGACTAGAAGAAAACGACCTGGTGTTCCAAACTTTTTCTGTGGATGCTGAATTGCTGCTAGCTTCGATTCAGTCGTTTACCGGTGAAAATATCCAAGACATCATCGGCATTAGTGAGGAAATTTTCACTGGGGCCAACAATGGCGTCGTGACCGGAACCCTGATTCAAATTGACCCTGACCAAGACATCATCGGTCGGGGAGATTACTTGGGTTTTGTAGTCAATGCCACTACTACTCAGGTGCGCGATCGGATTGAGGAAAATATCCCGGATAGCTTGTTGGGCTTGGGCTGA
- a CDS encoding BamA/TamA family outer membrane protein — MSARSDRLYPLFTLAANLGAASATLMLAAPSWGQAAGLVPTTSASIQEPNLADINNVAPEDWASTWQSAGMKVAPAPGINLPQPPPNQWQQLAQDSEFETDEPPKFSVTPLPGLGSRKGAHLGLDFQLANLGKNDLILGWGLEGGVRSLAGNISLTDPWAKGDPFDGGWSLRVFNTRWPEDNFLEGDREVNLIHDHKPWVHRLGGGFQVFQPVTASGLTIAGGVNYQRVSIRNAAATDATFTRDQLGNRMTISDNGLDDLLTLNLLAFQDRRDDPEWPLSGYRFSVGTEQSLPVGRSALVFNRLSASFSQFVPLASSQTLVFHIGAGTFIGDVTPYEAFGIGGTNSVRGFKQADVGVGRSFVQTSLEYRFPITEDIGLPFLSRVGGTVFADYGTDLGSGDTVPGQPGEVRDKPGNGVGVGIGLRALSVFGPVRVEFALSDDGDARVHLNLGERF, encoded by the coding sequence ATGAGCGCGAGATCCGATCGGTTGTACCCCTTATTCACCCTGGCCGCCAATTTAGGCGCTGCATCTGCTACATTGATGCTTGCTGCTCCTAGCTGGGGACAGGCAGCAGGACTGGTGCCCACCACCTCTGCGAGTATCCAAGAGCCAAATCTGGCCGATATCAACAATGTTGCCCCCGAAGACTGGGCATCAACTTGGCAATCAGCAGGGATGAAAGTTGCCCCAGCTCCGGGGATAAATTTACCCCAACCGCCCCCAAATCAGTGGCAGCAATTGGCTCAAGATAGCGAATTTGAGACGGACGAGCCCCCCAAGTTTTCCGTTACTCCGTTGCCCGGGTTAGGTTCGCGCAAGGGGGCGCACCTGGGTTTAGACTTCCAACTGGCGAATTTAGGCAAAAATGATTTAATTCTGGGTTGGGGACTCGAAGGTGGGGTGCGCAGTTTGGCGGGGAATATCAGCCTGACAGACCCTTGGGCAAAGGGGGACCCCTTCGATGGCGGTTGGAGTTTGAGAGTGTTTAACACCCGCTGGCCAGAAGATAATTTTCTGGAAGGAGACCGGGAAGTGAATTTGATTCACGACCATAAACCCTGGGTCCACCGCCTCGGTGGTGGTTTTCAAGTGTTCCAACCTGTAACTGCCAGTGGTTTAACGATCGCTGGCGGCGTCAACTATCAGCGGGTTTCGATCCGCAATGCGGCGGCGACTGATGCCACTTTCACCAGGGACCAATTGGGAAATCGGATGACTATTAGTGATAATGGTCTGGATGATTTGCTGACGCTGAACCTGTTGGCGTTTCAGGACCGCCGGGATGACCCAGAATGGCCCCTGAGCGGTTATCGATTTAGCGTCGGTACGGAGCAATCTTTACCTGTGGGCCGATCGGCTCTGGTGTTCAACCGCTTGAGTGCCAGTTTTAGCCAATTTGTGCCGCTCGCCAGTTCCCAAACCCTAGTTTTCCACATTGGCGCCGGGACTTTTATCGGCGATGTCACCCCCTACGAGGCTTTTGGCATTGGCGGAACCAACTCCGTCAGAGGCTTTAAACAAGCCGATGTAGGTGTGGGCCGCAGTTTCGTGCAAACTTCTTTAGAGTATCGTTTCCCCATTACCGAGGATATTGGTTTGCCTTTCTTGTCCCGGGTGGGAGGGACAGTCTTTGCGGACTATGGCACAGACCTAGGGTCCGGGGATACCGTACCGGGACAGCCGGGAGAAGTGCGGGATAAACCTGGTAATGGTGTGGGTGTGGGTATTGGTTTAAGAGCCCTCAGCGTTTTCGGTCCCGTGCGGGTAGAATTTGCCCTCAGCGATGATGGTGATGCTCGAGTTCATTTGAATTTGGGCGAGCGCTTCTGA
- a CDS encoding HAMP domain-containing sensor histidine kinase — protein MPASSEFVALCQAQVALLARTLGATSNPDRGRVSIAVYLTDELASGERGNLIPVVVYPESKASPGVGAVVWTENNGPALLPEAGAPRTRVKLLSGGAELPETAPEMAFPVEVGRDLLAEPTEGEAFGDFWQPGVEPELQPQEQLVLPLIHEEVVMGLLVASRQESPWNDTERGQIEQIAKTLALARILDRRGGWLQEQLRQKQLRQAQTEDLLDNILHQVRSPLTALRTFGKLLLKRLLPTDANRPIADSILRESDRIRELLEILDEAIVPEPEEITPISIPVAVQPEGPPNTTPVQPPGALLPAAPRAATDVAVVLVPLLMSALAIASDRNLECSAHIPDNLPPVLANPPALREVLSNLIDNALKYTPAKGRIYIQAAARNQQVAIAVSDTGPGIPPEDLPHLFQRHYRGVMGASDIPGTGLGLAIARDLVHQMHGEILVFSPADPRWFPPDNPPPAGGGTTFILLLPVAP, from the coding sequence ATGCCTGCAAGTTCAGAATTTGTAGCCCTTTGTCAAGCCCAGGTGGCTTTGCTCGCCCGCACCTTGGGAGCCACTTCAAACCCCGACAGGGGTCGCGTTAGCATCGCGGTTTACCTGACGGATGAATTGGCTTCCGGGGAGCGTGGCAACCTGATCCCGGTGGTAGTTTATCCAGAATCTAAAGCCTCACCTGGTGTAGGTGCAGTGGTGTGGACAGAAAACAATGGACCAGCTTTGCTCCCGGAAGCCGGAGCCCCCAGAACCAGGGTGAAATTGCTTTCTGGCGGCGCAGAACTGCCCGAAACCGCTCCGGAAATGGCATTTCCGGTGGAAGTTGGCCGAGATTTGCTCGCTGAACCAACCGAAGGGGAAGCGTTTGGGGACTTTTGGCAGCCCGGAGTAGAGCCAGAACTCCAGCCCCAAGAGCAATTGGTGTTACCTTTGATTCACGAAGAGGTAGTGATGGGGTTGCTGGTGGCTTCTCGCCAAGAGTCTCCCTGGAATGATACGGAAAGGGGACAAATTGAACAAATTGCCAAGACTTTGGCTTTGGCTCGTATTTTGGACCGGCGAGGCGGGTGGTTACAAGAACAATTGCGGCAAAAGCAGCTCCGACAAGCTCAGACTGAGGACCTTTTAGATAACATTTTGCACCAAGTGCGCAGTCCTCTAACTGCTTTGCGTACTTTTGGCAAACTGCTGCTGAAGCGACTCCTACCTACTGACGCAAATCGTCCTATTGCTGATAGTATCCTCCGGGAAAGCGATCGGATTCGGGAACTGCTGGAAATCCTCGATGAGGCGATCGTCCCGGAGCCGGAAGAAATCACCCCCATTTCTATCCCGGTGGCGGTACAGCCAGAGGGTCCTCCCAATACCACCCCAGTGCAGCCCCCCGGAGCCCTGCTCCCCGCCGCCCCTCGAGCGGCGACTGATGTGGCCGTGGTTTTGGTTCCCCTGCTCATGTCTGCTCTTGCGATCGCCAGCGATCGAAATCTCGAATGTAGCGCCCACATCCCCGATAACCTACCCCCAGTATTAGCCAATCCACCGGCTCTGCGGGAAGTGCTAAGCAACCTGATTGACAACGCCTTGAAATACACCCCCGCCAAAGGCAGAATTTATATTCAGGCCGCCGCCCGCAACCAACAAGTGGCAATTGCCGTGAGCGACACCGGACCTGGCATCCCCCCAGAAGACCTCCCCCACCTATTCCAGCGTCACTATCGGGGCGTCATGGGCGCTAGCGACATTCCCGGTACTGGTTTGGGGCTGGCGATCGCCCGGGACTTGGTACATCAAATGCACGGCGAAATCCTCGTATTCAGTCCCGCCGACCCCCGCTGGTTCCCCCCCGACAACCCTCCCCCAGCCGGAGGTGGCACCACTTTTATCCTCCTGCTCCCAGTGGCTCCCTAG
- a CDS encoding cyclic nucleotide-binding domain-containing protein, with translation MKKVLYILSELSTRDIDWMLEVGKRLEIPAGSEVIKENQEIDALYIVLDGSLSVCVAALGAKEIATIGSGQVLGEMSFVDSRPPSATVTAIEKSLILAIPKAELNAKLQEDVLFSLRFYRAIAKFLSNRLRGTFSSLAPNEEKSESAEVIEENLTLAASRFDELLQVLKDK, from the coding sequence ATGAAAAAAGTTCTGTATATTTTGAGTGAATTAAGTACACGGGATATAGACTGGATGCTGGAAGTGGGCAAACGGTTGGAAATTCCCGCTGGTAGTGAAGTCATCAAAGAAAATCAAGAAATTGATGCGCTCTATATCGTCTTGGATGGTTCCCTGAGCGTCTGCGTAGCTGCTTTGGGGGCGAAAGAAATTGCTACTATTGGCAGCGGCCAGGTTTTGGGAGAAATGTCGTTCGTCGATTCTCGGCCACCTTCGGCGACGGTAACAGCTATAGAAAAATCCCTAATTTTGGCGATTCCTAAAGCGGAATTAAATGCCAAGCTGCAGGAGGATGTGCTGTTTTCTCTGCGCTTTTATCGAGCCATAGCCAAATTTCTCTCCAACCGATTGCGGGGTACTTTTAGCAGCTTAGCACCGAACGAGGAAAAGTCCGAATCAGCAGAAGTCATCGAAGAAAATTTGACTTTGGCAGCATCTCGTTTTGATGAGTTACTGCAAGTCCTCAAAGATAAGTAG